From Candidatus Aminicenantes bacterium, a single genomic window includes:
- a CDS encoding CAP domain-containing protein — translation MFKHAWALLLVVVLSLILALAGCATLFGPTGGGTPAEIEKEIFKLVNDYRRGQGLSDMVWNDAIADAAREHSRDMAAGTVPFGHDGYSDRWARLGQVLPWQSIAEVVATSGSAADAVNAWIASPDHQQHLVGEYTLTGVGVAKPDSGGSFYATQIFVKPQ, via the coding sequence ATGTTCAAACACGCTTGGGCTCTTCTTTTGGTCGTCGTCTTGTCGCTGATTCTGGCCTTGGCCGGTTGCGCGACGCTCTTCGGGCCTACCGGTGGAGGCACCCCCGCCGAGATCGAGAAAGAGATCTTCAAGCTCGTCAACGACTACCGCCGAGGCCAAGGGCTTAGCGACATGGTGTGGAATGACGCGATCGCCGACGCGGCCCGCGAGCACAGCCGGGACATGGCCGCCGGCACGGTCCCCTTCGGCCACGACGGCTACAGCGACCGATGGGCCCGCCTTGGCCAAGTCCTGCCCTGGCAATCCATCGCCGAGGTCGTGGCCACATCGGGCAGCGCCGCCGATGCCGTGAACGCCTGGATCGCCAGCCCCGACCATCAGCAACATCTCGTAGGGGAGTACACGTTGACCGGCGTGGGCGTCGCCAAGCCCGACTCGGGCGGATCATTCTACGCCACCCAGATCTTCGTTAAGCCGCAATAA